The Pan troglodytes isolate AG18354 chromosome 1, NHGRI_mPanTro3-v2.0_pri, whole genome shotgun sequence genome includes a region encoding these proteins:
- the LOC104004708 gene encoding LOW QUALITY PROTEIN: sorting nexin-25-like (The sequence of the model RefSeq protein was modified relative to this genomic sequence to represent the inferred CDS: inserted 1 base in 1 codon) encodes MHPDATDSGGAGLSPARAAGAGXRPVSGFRGERRPESPGDAEAAAAAPGAPGGRSWWKPVAVAALATVALSFLGPGSGEAAGAPGLSSVLLRLSLYLSCAAATFLLGTLFALVCRSPRAPPPDFAAAWSRLAATSDARRPPGSPVYGNSHESVQFRRVVISHNMDKALKEVFDYSYRDCILSWYGNLSRDEGQLYHVLLEDFWEIARQLHHRLSHVDVVKVVCNDVVRTLLTHFCDLKGANARHEQPRPFVLYACLRNSDDEVRFLQTCSRVLVFCLLPSKDVQSLSLPIMLAEILTTKVLKPVMELLSNPDYINQMLLAQLEYREQMNEHHKRAYTYGPSYEDFIKLINSNSDVEFLKQLRYQIVVEIIQATTISSFPQLKRHKGKETVAMRARNMKRYINQLTVAKKQCEKRIRILGGPAYDQQEDGAVDEGEGPQSQKVELYSFLF; translated from the exons ATGCACCCCGATGCGACCGACAGTGGCGGCGCCGGCCTCAGCCCCGCGCGGGCCGCAGGCGCCG GCCGTCCTGTCTCGGGCTTCAGGGGCGAGCGGCGGCCAGAGTCCCCGGGCGACGCGGAGGCAGCAGCGGCGGCGCCGGGGGCCCCGGGCGGCCGGAGCTGGTGGAAGCCCGTGGCGGTGGCCGCACTTGCCACCGTGGCCCTCTCCTTCCTGGGGCCCGGCAGCGGGGAGGCGGCGGGGGCCCCGGGGCTGAGCTCCGTCCTGCTCAGGCTCAGCCTGTACCTGAGCTGCGCTGCGGCCACCTTCCTGCTGGGGACCCTGTTCGCCCTCGTCTGCCGGAGCCCGCGCGCCCCGCCGCCCGACTTCGCCGCCGCCTGGAGCCGGCTGGCCGCGACCTCAGACGCCCGCCGCCCTCCTGGGAGTCCTGTGTATGGAAACTCACATGAGTCAGTTCAGTTTAGAAGGGTAGTAATTTCTCATAATATGGATAAAGCTCTGAAAGAAGTGTTCGACTACAGTTACAGAGATTGCATTCTGTCCTGGTATGGAAACCTCAGCAGAGATGAGGGACAACTTTACCATGTGCTCTTGGAAGACTTTTGGGAAATTGCCAGACAGCTGCACCACAGACTGAGTCACGTGGATGTAGTTAAAGTTGTCTGCAATGATGTTGTGAGGACTTTACTCACTCATTTCTGTGACCTGAAAGGTGCTAATGCCAGACATGAACAGCCAAGACCTTTTGTGTTGTACGCATGCTTGAGGAACTCAGATGATGAAGTAAGATTTCTACAAACGTGTTCTCGGGTTCTGGTGTTTTGTCTCCTCCCCTCAAAGGATGTGCAGTCTCTCAGCTTACCTATAATGCTTGCAGAAATTCTCACAACAAAAGTCCTGAAGCCGGTAATGGAGTTACTGAGTAATCCAGATTACATTAACCAAATGCTGCttgcccagctggagtacagAGAGCAGATGAATGAACATCACAAGAGAGCCTACACCTATGGCCCCTCTTATGAAGACTTCATCAAGCTCATTAACAGCAACTCTGATGTGGAGTTCTTGAAGCAACTAAG GTATCAAATTGTAGTGGAAATAATCCAAGCGACTACAATTAGCAGCTTTCCCCAACTGAAGAGGCACAAAGGTAAAGAAACTGTGGCAATGAGGGCCAGGAACATGAAGAGGTACATCAACCAACTGACTGTGGCAAAGAAGCAGTGTGAGAAGAGAATCCGAATCCTGGGAGGCCCTGCCTATGACCAGCAAGAGGATGGGGCCGTGGATGAGGGGGAAGGGCCTCAAAGCCAGAAGGTAGAACTTTATAGTTTCTTGTTTTGA